The following coding sequences are from one Portunus trituberculatus isolate SZX2019 chromosome 32, ASM1759143v1, whole genome shotgun sequence window:
- the LOC123511926 gene encoding dynein regulatory complex subunit 3-like, with translation MGVGALRRLEVLALHNNQLERLEKGALQHLDRLQVLTLANNRLTDPSDVWTLRHLDSLASLSLANNPISSQHYPTLVLAHLPRLAYLDHHRVTPQDHADALQLHRAEVEVVEADEERARLEEEAERERRRSREAHARAGVLALDDGSLLARMFRGDKDMGVLLQLPGAHALMSKYQEHFNAVCKQVFKAGLQHEEQRQTELRLLREALLEARTSADHHAREAVRELEAEVGSVAAAGRELQQAEEASLGDDQEAHAGRVAEAAVLHEKIDTLLNNTSYDLLTAEVTLADQIKDVVARAQEELGSLVGGFLEEAAAEFQEGCRLAYSFYCRLRELSTKVADECPSVEEQERTARVFEGSDTLQAALAGIHDRHLDLIDAREADLRKHLQCWLTDTLKQIQEEEWTRHRARVEEITTLTARQRQLLSEALPVLQE, from the exons ATGGGTGTCGGGGCCCTGCGTCGCCTGGAGGTCCTCGCCCTGCATAACAACCAGCTGGAGCGCCTGGAGAAGGGGGCCCTGCAGCACCTCGACCGCCTGCAAGTCCTCACGCTGGCCAACAACAGGCTCACTGATCCCTCTGAC GTGTGGACGCTGCGCCACCTGGACAGCCTGGCGAGTCTGAGCCTTGCAAATAACCCCATAAGCAGCCAGCATTACCCTACCCTCGTGCTGGCTCACCTGCCGCGCCTCGCCTACCTCGATCACCACCGTGTTACGCCACAGGACCACGCTGACGCCCTGCAGTTACACAG ggcggaagtggaggtggtggaggcggacGAGGAGCGGgcgaggctggaggaggaggcggagagggaGCGACGGAGAAGCAGGGAGGCTCACGCGCGGGCCGGGGTGCTGGCGCTGGATGACGGCTCCCTCCTGGCCAGAATGTTCAGAGGGGACAAAGACATGGGTGTCCTGCTGCAGCTGCCGGGAGCACACGCCCTCATGAGCAA gtacCAGGAGCACTTCAACGCTGTGTGCAAGCAGGTGTTCAAGGCGGGACTGCAACACGAGGAGCAGCGGCAGACCGAGCTACGTCTCTTGAGGGAGGCACTGCTGGAGGCGAGAACCAGCGCCGACCACCACGCGcgcga GGCAGTGCGCGAGCTGGAGGCTGAGGTGGGGAGCGTGGCAGCAGCTGGGCGAGAGCTGCAGCAGGCGGAGGAGGCCAGTCTAGGGGACGATCAG GAGGCACATGCTGGCAGGGTGGCAGAGGCAGCGGTCCTTCATGAAAAGATTGACACCCTGCTGAATAACACTTCCTATGACCTGCTGACTGCTGAAGTGACACTAGCAGACCAGAtcaag gaTGTGGTGGCCAGGGCCCAGGAGGAGCTAGGGAGTCTGGTTGGAGGCTTCCTAGAGGAGGCTGCTGCTGAGTTCCAAGAGGGCTGCCGTCTGGCCTACTCCTTCTACTGTCGCCTCCGAGAACTCTCCACCAAG GTGGCAGATGAGTGTCCCAGTGTGGAGGAACAGGAGCGCACAGCAAGGGTGTTTGAGGGCAGCGATACCCTGCAGGCAGCACTGGCTGGCATCCATGACCGCCACCTGGACCTCATTGATGCGCGGGAGGCAGACCTCAGGAAACACCTCCAATGCTGGTTGACAGACACACTCAAGCAGATCCAGGA GGAAGAATGGACAAGGCACCGGGCCAGGGTGGAGGAGATCACCACCCTCACTGCCAGACAGAGGCAGCTCCTGAGTGAGGCTCTCCCTGTCCTGCAGGAGTGA